The following are encoded in a window of Arvicanthis niloticus isolate mArvNil1 chromosome 1, mArvNil1.pat.X, whole genome shotgun sequence genomic DNA:
- the LOC117695381 gene encoding olfactory receptor 14A2-like, with amino-acid sequence MANVTRITGFILMGFSDVPELQTVCGLFFLVMYLAVIMSNLLLITLITMDLKLQTPMYFFLKNLSLFDVFLVSIPIPKFIINSLTHNNYISILGCAFQILLMTSFSAGEIFVLTAMSYDRYVAICCPLHYEVIMSGENCVLMVGVSWATGVLFGAIYTAGTFSMPFCGSIVIPQFFCDVPSLLRISCSGSLMIIYISLGIGMCLCMSCFICVVISYFYIISTVLNIPTTKGQSKAFATCIPHLTVFSVFIATACFVYLKPPSDVPSITDRLFSVLYTVLPPALNPVIYSLRNSDVKCSLRRLQENLCPRDSHHLTVQRFCQCYSASQVTSKFFNF; translated from the coding sequence ATGGCCAATGTCACTAGAATAACTGGATTCATTCTTATGGGATTCTCAGATGTTCCTGAGCTACAGACTGTATGTGGGCTGTTCTTCCTGGTAATGTACCTAGCAGTCATAATGAGTAACCTCCTCCTCATCACTCTCATCACTATGGACCTGAAACTCCAAACACCGATGTACTTTTTCCTGAAGAATTTGTCCCTGTTCGATGTCTTTCTTGTGTCCATCCCAATCCCAAAGTTCATCATCAATAGCCTAACTCACAACAACTACATTTCCATACTGGGTTGTGCCTTTCAGATACTTTTAATGACGTCCTTCTCAGCAGGTGAAATATTTGTACTGACTGCAATGTCTTATGACCGCTATGTTGCCATCTGCTGTCCACTGCATTATGAGGTTATCATGAGTGGTGAGAACTGTGTGCTGATGGTGGGTGTTTCCTGGGCTACTGGAGTACTTTTTGGAGCCATATATACAGCTGGCACATTTTCCATGCCTTTCTGTGGCTCCATTGTGATCCCACAGtttttctgtgatgttccttCTTTACTAAGGATTTCCTGCTCTGGATCACTCATGATCATTTATATAAGTCTTGGGATTggtatgtgtctatgcatgtcTTGCTTTATCTGTGTAGTGATATCCTACTTTTACATTATCTCCACTGTACTGAATATTCCTACCACTAAAGGTCAATCTAAAGCATTTGCCACCTGCATCCCCCACCTCACTGTCTTCAGTGTTTTTATTGCCACTGCTTGCTTTGTCTATCTGAAGCCACCCTCAGATGTACCATCAATTACAGACAGGCTATTTTCTGTGCTATATACTGTGCTTCCACCAGCACTTAATCCTGTGatctacagcctgaggaacaGTGATGTCAAATGTTCTCTGAGAAGGTTACAGGAAAATCTCTGCCCAAGGGATTCACATCACTTAACAGTTCAGCGCTTTTGTCAGTGTTATAGTGCCTCACAAGTTACAAGcaagttttttaatttttga